One Mycolicibacterium crocinum DNA window includes the following coding sequences:
- a CDS encoding aminopeptidase has protein sequence MATRRLILLVGAVLLVAGVIALLVPVSTSDGNGGSIGCGNAVSEDLSAARAANDKNVIANVPILNQIVQHPDFVAQCQSAVSSRRAWSIPLTVIGVLVAGGSLVVGGRSGVKT, from the coding sequence ATGGCGACGCGTCGCTTGATCCTTCTGGTGGGTGCGGTGCTGCTGGTCGCGGGAGTGATCGCGCTACTGGTCCCGGTGTCCACGTCGGACGGCAACGGCGGCAGCATTGGCTGCGGCAACGCCGTTTCCGAAGACCTGTCGGCCGCCCGCGCTGCCAACGACAAGAACGTCATCGCCAATGTGCCAATCCTCAATCAGATCGTCCAGCACCCTGACTTCGTGGCCCAGTGCCAGTCGGCGGTGTCCTCCCGGCGGGCCTGGTCGATTCCGCTGACGGTGATCGGCGTGCTGGTGGCCGGCGGGTCGCTGGTGGTTGGCGGCCGCAGCGGCGTCAAAACCTAG
- a CDS encoding TetR/AcrR family transcriptional regulator encodes MSAVAVAASTPDTRQRLIDAAIALFIRHSFAGTSLQMIADELGFTKAAIYHHFRTREQLLTAILEPIIGKLSAVVDDAEKQRGVHARAERMLNGYARLAVENPMLVSVLAADPSVHTVLKTNRDWTHMISRQMALLADVHPGPGGLMRAQFVFAGIAGSADPKRQVDDEWLHGQLVDAGRRALGMRTPRRTS; translated from the coding sequence ATGAGCGCAGTCGCTGTGGCCGCATCGACTCCCGATACCCGACAGCGGCTGATCGACGCAGCCATCGCATTGTTCATCCGGCACAGCTTCGCGGGGACCTCGCTGCAGATGATCGCCGACGAGCTCGGGTTCACGAAAGCCGCTATTTACCACCACTTTCGGACTCGGGAACAACTGTTGACGGCGATCCTCGAGCCGATCATCGGCAAGCTGTCCGCGGTGGTCGACGACGCGGAGAAACAGCGCGGCGTGCATGCCCGCGCCGAGCGGATGCTCAACGGCTACGCCCGGCTGGCCGTGGAGAATCCGATGCTGGTCTCGGTGCTGGCGGCGGATCCGAGCGTGCACACTGTGCTGAAGACCAACCGCGACTGGACGCACATGATCTCGCGTCAGATGGCGCTGCTCGCCGACGTCCACCCCGGCCCGGGTGGGCTCATGCGGGCGCAGTTCGTGTTCGCCGGCATCGCCGGGTCGGCCGATCCGAAGCGCCAGGTCGACGACGAATGGCTGCACGGTCAGCTCGTCGACGCCGGCCGGCGCGCGCTGGGGATGCGTACGCCCCGACGAACGTCCTGA
- a CDS encoding NAD(P)H-dependent amine dehydrogenase family protein: MAIRVAHIGTGNVGRIALSELIENPGFELTGLCVSADEKVGKDAGELAGLDIKTGILATKDLDAVLATEPECAVYCAMGDTRMPEAMEDVRKILAAGINVVGSSPGLLQYPWGVMPDKYIQRVEDAARQGNSSLFISGVDPGFVNDLIPLALASTCQRIEQVRCMEIHDYASYDGAEVMHYMGFARSMDEIPMLLQPGVLSIAWGTAIRQLAAGLGIEVDEITESYQREPAPEDFDIAVGHVAKGTLAVLQFEIRGMVNGHPAIVIEHITRLRPDLRPDLPQPAAGGGSYRIEITGEPSYAVDIVPSSSRGDHNQAAIAGAAGRIVNAIPAVIAAPPGIRTTLNLPLVSEVELFTKP; the protein is encoded by the coding sequence ATGGCCATCCGCGTTGCCCACATCGGCACCGGAAACGTCGGACGGATAGCCCTATCCGAGCTGATCGAGAACCCGGGCTTCGAGCTGACCGGGTTGTGCGTGTCGGCCGACGAGAAGGTGGGCAAGGACGCGGGTGAACTGGCCGGCCTGGACATCAAGACCGGCATCCTGGCCACCAAAGACCTCGACGCGGTGCTGGCGACCGAGCCTGAGTGCGCCGTGTACTGCGCGATGGGCGACACCCGCATGCCCGAGGCCATGGAAGACGTCCGCAAGATCCTGGCCGCGGGGATCAACGTCGTCGGATCATCGCCCGGGCTGCTGCAGTACCCCTGGGGCGTGATGCCAGACAAGTACATCCAGAGAGTGGAAGACGCGGCCCGACAAGGCAATTCGAGCTTGTTCATCAGCGGTGTCGACCCGGGCTTCGTCAACGATCTGATCCCGCTCGCGCTGGCCAGCACCTGTCAGCGCATCGAGCAGGTGCGATGCATGGAGATCCACGACTACGCGTCCTACGACGGCGCAGAAGTCATGCACTACATGGGTTTTGCCCGCTCCATGGACGAGATCCCGATGCTGCTGCAGCCCGGAGTACTCAGCATCGCCTGGGGCACGGCGATCCGGCAGCTGGCCGCCGGCCTGGGCATCGAGGTCGACGAGATCACCGAGTCGTACCAACGCGAACCCGCGCCAGAGGATTTCGACATCGCGGTCGGTCATGTCGCCAAGGGCACCCTGGCCGTCCTGCAGTTCGAGATCCGCGGAATGGTCAACGGCCACCCCGCGATCGTCATCGAGCACATCACCCGGTTGCGCCCCGATCTGCGTCCGGATTTGCCACAGCCCGCAGCCGGCGGCGGCTCGTACCGCATTGAAATCACCGGTGAGCCTTCGTACGCGGTGGACATCGTCCCCAGCAGCAGTAGAGGCGACCACAACCAGGCCGCGATCGCCGGCGCCGCCGGCCGCATCGTCAACGCCATCCCCGCGGTGATCGCAGCCCCGCCGGGCATTCGCACCACGCTGAACCTGCCGCTGGTCTCCGAGGTGGAACTGTTCACCAAGCCCTGA
- a CDS encoding STAS domain-containing protein — protein sequence MAEAQFRVTVGSDVESPRVAAAGEIDLANVGQFQDVLAKAATGSTPLTVDLSEVSYCDSAAVRALFAVAATTELTMIVAAEGPIKALLGISGLDRVATVITEE from the coding sequence ATGGCAGAGGCCCAGTTCCGGGTCACGGTGGGGTCCGATGTGGAGTCACCGCGGGTGGCTGCCGCCGGCGAGATCGATCTTGCCAACGTCGGCCAGTTCCAGGACGTCTTGGCCAAGGCTGCCACCGGATCCACCCCGCTGACCGTCGACCTCTCCGAGGTCAGCTATTGCGACAGCGCGGCCGTGCGAGCCCTGTTCGCCGTCGCAGCCACCACCGAACTCACGATGATCGTGGCGGCCGAGGGGCCGATCAAGGCCCTGCTCGGCATCTCCGGTTTGGACCGGGTGGCCACCGTCATCACCGAGGAGTGA
- a CDS encoding HAD family hydrolase, which produces MVTLSSDPLTQIAGSPPGAAVGAFFDLDGTLVAGFTATAHASDRVRRGQARLGEVLGVIEASLRYKLGRMQFERLLIRAAGYLRGESLADLDAIGERLYAEQIAERVYPLMREIVGAHRDRGHTVVLSSSALTIHAEPVARALGISYVVCNTFELDGNGRLTGTITKPIVWGRQKAAAVQQFSEANGIDLARSYFYADGDEDAALMTLVGHPRPVNPRPGLAAKAAANDWPVLRLSIPGRRSTAANAIGHFPALGRAALGAAFGSLALRTRRRG; this is translated from the coding sequence GTGGTGACGCTGTCATCGGATCCGCTCACGCAGATCGCCGGGAGCCCGCCGGGTGCGGCGGTCGGCGCGTTCTTCGACCTGGACGGCACCTTGGTGGCCGGGTTCACCGCCACCGCGCATGCCAGTGATCGGGTGCGACGGGGACAGGCCAGACTCGGCGAGGTGCTCGGCGTGATCGAGGCGTCGCTGCGCTACAAATTGGGCCGCATGCAGTTCGAGCGGCTGCTGATCCGCGCCGCGGGCTATCTGCGCGGCGAATCACTGGCCGATCTCGACGCGATCGGCGAGCGGCTGTACGCCGAACAGATCGCCGAGCGGGTGTATCCGCTGATGCGCGAAATCGTCGGCGCGCATCGGGATCGCGGGCACACGGTGGTGTTGAGCTCGTCGGCGCTGACCATCCACGCCGAGCCGGTGGCGCGCGCGCTGGGGATCTCCTACGTCGTCTGCAACACCTTCGAACTCGACGGCAACGGCAGGCTCACCGGAACCATCACCAAGCCGATCGTGTGGGGACGCCAGAAAGCTGCTGCGGTGCAACAGTTTTCGGAGGCCAACGGAATCGACTTGGCGCGCAGCTATTTCTACGCCGACGGCGACGAGGACGCCGCACTGATGACGCTGGTCGGCCATCCGCGCCCGGTCAATCCGCGGCCGGGCCTGGCGGCGAAGGCCGCGGCGAACGACTGGCCGGTGCTGCGGTTGTCGATCCCCGGCCGTCGCAGTACCGCGGCCAATGCGATCGGGCACTTCCCCGCGCTGGGGCGCGCGGCTCTGGGCGCGGCGTTCGGTTCGCTGGCGCTGCGGACCCGCCGCAGAGGTTAA
- a CDS encoding ANTAR domain-containing protein yields the protein MPVPEFHPREDSQNELFDRILERVHHDLPDAIGLAITVHDRRLDEEEATVLAARGYGGEIVEAQLAGLGGPVIDAFVHQMPVLSLDLWADERWPELSLQAMESRVPEHSAAWRQVLGAVAVPGVWKADSTVVLSCALHRPSTATTVTTLIGYEQLVSAAMVSAGAEDVTATADMLAVLQSRGAIEQAKGAIMGRLMCDADTAWATLRRASHESNVKLRSLAVALVEHISGAPAEQPAAGSPIVPNDQARQAAGLLWAVLTHESTPAEPAG from the coding sequence ATGCCCGTCCCCGAGTTCCATCCGCGCGAGGATTCCCAGAACGAGCTGTTCGATCGGATCCTCGAACGTGTCCATCACGACCTCCCCGACGCCATCGGGCTGGCGATCACCGTGCATGACCGGCGCCTCGACGAGGAAGAGGCGACGGTGCTGGCCGCCCGCGGTTACGGCGGCGAGATCGTCGAAGCCCAGTTGGCCGGCCTCGGTGGTCCGGTCATCGACGCATTCGTCCATCAGATGCCGGTGCTGAGCCTGGATCTGTGGGCCGACGAACGCTGGCCGGAGCTGAGCCTTCAGGCCATGGAGAGCCGGGTGCCCGAACACAGCGCGGCATGGCGGCAGGTGCTCGGCGCGGTCGCCGTGCCCGGCGTGTGGAAGGCCGACAGCACGGTCGTGTTGTCCTGCGCGCTGCACCGGCCGTCGACGGCGACGACGGTGACCACCCTCATCGGCTACGAGCAGCTGGTCTCGGCGGCGATGGTGTCGGCGGGCGCCGAGGACGTGACCGCGACCGCCGACATGCTGGCCGTGTTGCAGTCACGCGGAGCCATCGAGCAGGCCAAGGGCGCGATCATGGGACGACTGATGTGCGACGCCGACACCGCGTGGGCGACGCTGCGCCGCGCCAGCCACGAATCCAACGTCAAGCTGCGCTCGCTGGCAGTGGCACTGGTGGAACACATCAGTGGTGCACCGGCCGAACAGCCCGCCGCGGGCTCGCCCATCGTGCCGAACGACCAGGCAAGGCAGGCCGCAGGCTTGTTGTGGGCGGTGCTAACCCATGAGTCGACGCCGGCTGAACCGGCCGGCTGA
- a CDS encoding nitronate monooxygenase, with product MHTALCDELGIEFPIFAFTHCRDVVVAVSKAGGFGVLGAVGFTPEQLEIELKWIDENIGDHSYGVDIVIPNKYEGMDANMSPEELTKMLQSMVPQQHLDFAKKLLADHGVPVEDADSNALQLLGWTEATATPQVEIALTHPKCTLIANALGTPPADMIKHIHDAGRKVAALCGSPAQALKHAEADVDIIIAQGGEGGGHCGEVGSIVLWPQVVKAVAPRPVLAAGGIGSGQQIAAALALGCQGAWSGSQWLMVEEAENTPVQQAAYIKASSRDTVRSRSFTGKPCRMLKNDWTEAWQTEGNPEPLGMPLQYMVSGMAVAATSKYPNETVDVAFNPVGQVVGQFAKVEKTSAVIERWVQEYLESTGRLEELNATV from the coding sequence ATGCACACTGCCCTTTGCGATGAGCTCGGTATCGAGTTCCCCATCTTCGCGTTCACCCACTGTCGTGACGTCGTCGTCGCCGTCAGCAAGGCCGGCGGTTTCGGCGTGCTCGGCGCGGTGGGCTTCACCCCCGAGCAGCTCGAGATCGAGCTGAAGTGGATCGACGAGAACATCGGCGATCACTCCTACGGTGTCGACATCGTGATCCCCAACAAGTACGAGGGCATGGACGCCAACATGTCCCCCGAGGAACTCACCAAGATGCTGCAGTCGATGGTTCCGCAGCAGCACCTCGACTTCGCGAAGAAGTTGCTCGCCGACCACGGTGTGCCGGTCGAGGACGCCGACTCCAATGCGCTGCAGCTGCTCGGCTGGACCGAGGCGACCGCCACGCCCCAGGTCGAGATCGCCCTCACCCACCCGAAATGCACGTTGATCGCCAACGCGCTGGGCACCCCGCCCGCCGACATGATCAAGCACATCCACGACGCCGGTCGCAAGGTCGCCGCGCTGTGTGGCTCCCCCGCGCAGGCCCTCAAGCACGCCGAGGCTGACGTCGACATCATCATCGCCCAGGGCGGCGAGGGCGGCGGGCACTGCGGTGAGGTCGGCTCGATCGTGCTGTGGCCGCAGGTCGTCAAGGCCGTCGCGCCACGGCCGGTGTTGGCCGCCGGTGGCATCGGCAGCGGCCAGCAGATCGCGGCCGCGCTGGCGCTCGGCTGCCAGGGCGCCTGGTCGGGTTCGCAGTGGCTGATGGTCGAGGAAGCCGAGAACACCCCCGTCCAGCAGGCCGCCTACATCAAGGCCAGCAGCCGCGACACGGTGCGCAGCCGTTCGTTCACCGGCAAGCCGTGCCGGATGCTGAAGAACGACTGGACCGAAGCGTGGCAGACCGAGGGCAACCCCGAGCCGTTGGGAATGCCGTTGCAGTACATGGTTTCCGGCATGGCGGTTGCCGCGACCAGCAAGTACCCCAACGAGACGGTTGATGTGGCGTTCAACCCGGTCGGTCAGGTGGTCGGCCAGTTCGCCAAGGTCGAAAAGACCTCGGCGGTCATCGAGCGCTGGGTGCAGGAATACCTCGAGTCCACCGGACGGCTCGAAGAACTCAACGCGACGGTCTAG
- a CDS encoding DMT family transporter, with translation MLQHALVVAAALAGAVFAAIGIVVRQRATMDVPRDQGVSTTMVSTLLRRRLWWAGTASAVTGYAFQAVALAYGSLLLVAPLMVSALLFALPLSARLAHRRVSRVEWMWAVVLTLALAVFVSLARTKPGDYDGATLPAVVVAGASLLFVAGCLLVALRLSDWRRAILLAVGVGVLFGVVAVLTKLVMHVVREGSMLRLFTSPVLYVVLAVGVIATLLQQSAFHAGSLRASVPAMLVLEPVIAVLFGEVVLGEHLAVTKPVAVVLAVAVGAMAAATIALGRDEGAWEEELEAAAQIREG, from the coding sequence TTGCTGCAACACGCGCTCGTCGTGGCAGCCGCCCTTGCCGGTGCGGTGTTCGCGGCCATCGGCATCGTGGTCCGTCAGCGGGCCACCATGGATGTGCCCCGCGATCAGGGTGTCAGCACCACGATGGTGTCGACGCTGCTGCGTCGTCGGCTGTGGTGGGCAGGCACCGCGTCCGCGGTGACCGGCTATGCGTTCCAGGCGGTCGCGCTGGCGTACGGCTCGCTGCTGCTGGTCGCCCCGCTCATGGTGTCCGCGTTGCTGTTCGCGCTGCCGCTGAGTGCGCGGCTGGCGCACCGGCGCGTGTCGCGCGTCGAGTGGATGTGGGCCGTGGTGCTCACCCTCGCCCTGGCGGTGTTCGTGTCGCTGGCTCGCACGAAGCCCGGCGACTACGACGGCGCGACACTGCCGGCCGTGGTGGTGGCCGGGGCCAGCCTGCTGTTCGTGGCCGGTTGTCTGCTGGTGGCGCTGCGGCTGTCGGACTGGCGGCGGGCGATCCTGCTGGCGGTCGGCGTCGGGGTCCTGTTCGGCGTGGTGGCGGTGCTGACCAAACTCGTCATGCACGTCGTGCGCGAAGGCAGCATGCTGCGGTTGTTCACCTCACCGGTGCTCTACGTAGTCCTCGCCGTCGGCGTCATCGCAACCCTGCTGCAGCAGTCGGCTTTTCACGCCGGGTCGCTGCGCGCCTCGGTCCCGGCGATGCTGGTGCTCGAGCCGGTGATCGCGGTGTTGTTCGGTGAAGTGGTGCTCGGTGAACACCTCGCGGTGACCAAGCCGGTAGCCGTCGTCCTGGCCGTCGCGGTCGGGGCGATGGCCGCGGCCACGATCGCGCTCGGGCGCGACGAGGGCGCCTGGGAAGAGGAGTTGGAAGCCGCCGCGCAGATCCGCGAAGGCTAG
- a CDS encoding ferredoxin → MKASIDDGRCRGHGVCTTVCPDVFAMTDDGYAEAIVDEVPAGLEDSAREAADACPENAVILSD, encoded by the coding sequence ATGAAAGCCAGCATTGACGACGGCCGCTGCCGCGGCCACGGCGTCTGCACGACCGTCTGCCCGGACGTCTTCGCGATGACTGACGACGGCTACGCCGAGGCAATCGTCGACGAGGTGCCCGCCGGGCTCGAGGACAGTGCCCGCGAGGCCGCCGACGCCTGCCCGGAGAACGCCGTCATCCTCTCCGACTGA
- a CDS encoding cytochrome P450 gives MTDVDAVDFFTDRGLVADPYPYLEALQARCPVSKEPHHNVWMVTGWEEASEVAGDADRFSSCIAVTGPFPGFPVPVEGRDDVAELIAQHRNELPFFDQLPALDPPVHTDHRALLMRLITPKRLKENEDAMWTMVDRALDGYLVGTGGELISGFAQPFTLMIIADLLGVPDDDRDEFVREMASGAHHGGGIGSVKGESLAKSPLEYLYDKFSAYIEDRRANPRGDVLSEMAAATFPDGSVPDPGDVARVAANLYSAGQETTVRLLSAALQILGDNPEFQAQLRADRSKVSNFIEEALRFESPVKGDFRLSKEPVTLGGVDVPSGSTLMVVQAAANRDPRRFTDPNTFDPARSNARQHIAFGRGIHTCPGAPLARAEARVALERLLDRTTDIRISEEHHGPADARRYNYVPTYILRGLTELHLEFDLA, from the coding sequence GTGACTGACGTAGACGCCGTCGACTTCTTTACGGATCGCGGCCTGGTGGCCGATCCGTACCCCTATCTCGAGGCGCTGCAGGCCCGTTGCCCGGTCTCGAAGGAACCGCACCACAACGTCTGGATGGTCACCGGTTGGGAGGAGGCCAGCGAAGTGGCCGGCGATGCCGACCGCTTCTCGTCGTGCATCGCGGTGACCGGCCCCTTCCCCGGCTTCCCCGTCCCCGTCGAGGGCCGCGACGACGTCGCGGAACTCATCGCCCAGCACCGCAACGAGCTTCCATTCTTCGACCAGTTGCCGGCGTTGGATCCGCCGGTGCACACCGATCACCGCGCACTGCTGATGCGGCTGATCACGCCCAAGCGCCTCAAGGAGAACGAGGACGCGATGTGGACGATGGTCGACCGGGCGCTCGACGGTTACCTCGTCGGCACCGGCGGCGAGCTGATTTCGGGCTTCGCGCAACCGTTCACGCTGATGATCATCGCCGACCTGCTCGGCGTCCCCGACGACGACCGCGACGAGTTCGTCCGGGAAATGGCCAGCGGCGCGCACCACGGCGGCGGCATCGGCAGCGTCAAGGGCGAGAGCCTGGCCAAGTCCCCGCTGGAATACCTCTACGACAAGTTCAGCGCCTACATCGAGGACCGTCGCGCCAACCCGCGCGGGGACGTGCTGTCCGAGATGGCCGCGGCGACCTTCCCCGATGGTTCGGTGCCCGATCCCGGTGACGTCGCCCGGGTGGCGGCCAACCTCTACTCGGCCGGTCAGGAGACCACCGTTCGGCTGCTCAGCGCGGCGCTGCAGATTCTCGGTGACAACCCCGAATTCCAGGCGCAACTGCGGGCGGACCGGTCCAAGGTGAGCAACTTCATCGAGGAGGCGCTGCGGTTCGAGAGCCCGGTCAAGGGCGACTTCCGGCTGTCGAAGGAGCCGGTCACCCTCGGTGGGGTGGACGTCCCCTCCGGCTCGACGCTGATGGTGGTGCAGGCCGCGGCCAACCGCGACCCGCGTCGCTTCACCGACCCGAACACATTCGACCCAGCACGGTCAAATGCCCGGCAGCACATCGCCTTTGGTCGCGGTATCCACACCTGCCCGGGCGCCCCGCTGGCCAGGGCCGAGGCGCGGGTGGCGCTCGAACGGCTGCTGGATCGCACCACCGACATCCGCATCAGCGAGGAGCACCACGGCCCCGCCGATGCGCGCCGGTACAACTACGTGCCGACCTACATCCTGCGTGGGCTCACCGAATTGCATCTGGAGTTTGATCTCGCATGA
- a CDS encoding glucose 1-dehydrogenase: MGRVDDKVAIITGGAQGMGAADARMLVAEGAKVVIGDILDDKGKELADELGDAARYVHLDVSDADQWAAAVETAVTEFGKVNVLVNNAGIVQVAPLKSLDVERWKKVLDVNLTGALLGIKAVLEPMKAAGGGSIINVSSIEGMRGASWVHSYVASKWGLRGLTKSAALELASDNIRVNSVHPGFIRTPMTKHLPEDMVSAPLGRPGQPEEVATFIVFLASDESSFSTGSEYVVDGGLITDVPHRAMP, from the coding sequence ATGGGACGCGTAGACGACAAAGTAGCCATCATCACTGGTGGCGCACAGGGGATGGGCGCCGCTGACGCGCGGATGCTGGTCGCCGAGGGCGCCAAGGTCGTGATCGGGGACATCCTCGACGACAAGGGCAAGGAACTCGCCGACGAGCTCGGCGACGCCGCGCGCTACGTGCATCTCGATGTCAGCGACGCCGACCAGTGGGCCGCGGCCGTCGAGACCGCCGTCACCGAGTTCGGCAAGGTCAACGTGCTGGTGAACAACGCGGGCATCGTCCAGGTCGCGCCGCTGAAGTCGCTCGACGTCGAACGGTGGAAGAAGGTCCTCGACGTCAACCTGACCGGTGCGCTGCTGGGCATCAAGGCGGTGCTGGAGCCGATGAAGGCCGCCGGCGGTGGGTCGATCATCAACGTCTCGTCCATCGAGGGCATGCGCGGCGCCTCGTGGGTGCACAGCTATGTGGCCTCCAAGTGGGGTCTGCGCGGCCTGACGAAATCAGCTGCGCTGGAACTGGCGTCGGACAATATCCGGGTCAACTCGGTGCACCCGGGCTTCATCCGCACGCCGATGACCAAGCACCTGCCCGAGGACATGGTCAGCGCTCCGCTGGGCCGTCCCGGTCAGCCCGAGGAAGTGGCCACCTTCATCGTGTTCCTGGCCAGCGACGAGTCGTCATTTTCCACGGGATCGGAGTACGTCGTCGACGGCGGCCTGATCACCGACGTGCCGCACCGCGCGATGCCTTAA
- a CDS encoding SDR family NAD(P)-dependent oxidoreductase gives MSTSKTALVTGGGSGIGAAVVNRLRADGYNVAIIDLNPSEAEHSYVADVTDRAQIDAALAEIHSALGPVTILVNAAGKDSFRRFLDLSFEQWQNIVDINLHGVFHTIQAVLPDMIEAGWGRIVNISSSSTHSGVPYMSAYVAAKSGVNGLTKSLALEYGPAGITVNAVPPGFIDTPMLRNAESRGYMGDIQATIDATPVRRMGKPEDIAAACAFFISEEAGYITGQILGVNGGRNT, from the coding sequence GTGTCCACCTCGAAGACGGCGTTAGTCACCGGTGGCGGTTCGGGAATCGGTGCGGCGGTGGTCAATCGGCTTCGCGCCGACGGCTACAACGTGGCGATCATCGACCTCAATCCGTCCGAGGCCGAGCACTCCTACGTCGCCGATGTCACCGACCGTGCGCAGATCGACGCCGCGCTCGCCGAGATCCACTCGGCGCTGGGGCCGGTCACGATCCTGGTGAACGCCGCGGGAAAGGACAGCTTCCGCCGTTTCCTCGACCTGTCGTTCGAGCAGTGGCAGAACATCGTCGACATCAACCTGCACGGGGTCTTCCACACCATCCAGGCGGTTCTGCCCGACATGATTGAGGCCGGCTGGGGCCGCATCGTGAACATCTCCTCGTCGAGCACGCACTCCGGGGTGCCCTACATGTCGGCCTACGTCGCGGCCAAGTCCGGCGTCAACGGCCTGACGAAAAGCCTTGCGCTGGAATACGGTCCGGCCGGTATCACGGTCAACGCGGTGCCGCCGGGCTTCATCGACACCCCGATGCTGCGCAACGCCGAATCGCGCGGTTACATGGGTGACATCCAGGCCACGATCGACGCAACCCCGGTGCGCCGAATGGGCAAGCCCGAGGACATCGCCGCGGCCTGCGCATTCTTCATCTCGGAAGAGGCCGGCTACATCACCGGCCAGATCCTCGGCGTGAACGGCGGCCGCAACACCTAG
- a CDS encoding helix-turn-helix domain-containing protein encodes MGDTAFGELLRDWQRRRRLSQLDLALEADVSARHVSFVESGRSTPSRAMVLRLADALAVPAREQNQLLLAAGLAPAYAERGFDDPGMAAVRAGVDRVLAAYDPYPCLAVNRNWDVLQINPGTAVLLDGVAAHLLQTPNALRIALHPDGLAPRIRNLAQWRHHLLSRLRREAGAGGSAELLAELESYPGGEDASTDLGGVAVPLELDRLDGVRLTFISMVTTFGTALDLTAAELSIEAFLPADDATADALAPTSQA; translated from the coding sequence ATGGGTGATACAGCGTTCGGCGAACTCTTGCGGGACTGGCAGCGCCGTCGTCGGCTCAGCCAACTCGACCTTGCCCTGGAGGCCGATGTCTCGGCTCGACACGTGAGCTTCGTCGAGAGCGGGCGGTCCACACCGAGCCGTGCGATGGTGCTTCGGCTCGCGGACGCCTTGGCGGTACCGGCGCGCGAGCAGAATCAGCTGCTGCTGGCGGCGGGACTGGCACCGGCCTACGCCGAGCGCGGCTTCGACGATCCGGGGATGGCAGCCGTGCGCGCCGGCGTCGACCGGGTACTCGCCGCCTACGACCCGTATCCGTGCCTGGCGGTTAACCGGAATTGGGATGTGCTGCAGATCAATCCGGGCACCGCCGTCCTGCTGGACGGGGTCGCGGCGCATCTGCTGCAGACGCCGAACGCGCTGCGGATCGCACTCCATCCCGACGGCCTGGCACCTCGGATCCGCAATCTCGCACAGTGGCGCCACCATCTGCTGAGTCGGTTGCGTCGGGAGGCCGGTGCGGGAGGTTCGGCCGAGTTGCTGGCCGAGCTGGAGTCCTACCCCGGCGGCGAGGACGCGTCAACCGACCTCGGTGGTGTCGCGGTGCCGCTGGAGCTCGACCGACTCGACGGAGTACGGCTGACGTTCATCTCGATGGTGACGACGTTCGGGACCGCGCTGGATCTGACTGCCGCGGAGCTCAGCATCGAGGCGTTCCTGCCCGCCGACGACGCGACCGCCGACGCCCTTGCGCCCACGTCGCAGGCTTAA
- a CDS encoding PPOX class F420-dependent oxidoreductase: protein MRLNDAARDLIGAAADATLVTLNPDGSPQVSLVWVALESGEDGDELVVASLADRKKVRNVRRDGRVALTIVSSEPGSVRRPYLTVTGTARVVEGGAPELLRQLAATMVTDDTVVFPPEDAPPGYLTRIRIDAVGGIGPWAD from the coding sequence ATGAGGCTCAACGATGCGGCACGCGATCTGATCGGCGCCGCCGCCGACGCGACACTGGTCACCCTCAATCCCGACGGCAGCCCGCAGGTGTCTTTGGTGTGGGTGGCGCTGGAATCGGGTGAGGACGGCGACGAACTCGTGGTCGCCAGCCTCGCCGACCGCAAGAAGGTCCGCAACGTGCGTCGTGACGGCCGCGTCGCGCTGACGATCGTGTCGAGCGAGCCGGGCAGTGTGAGACGCCCGTACCTGACGGTCACCGGGACCGCGCGCGTCGTCGAGGGCGGCGCACCCGAACTGCTGCGGCAGCTCGCCGCGACGATGGTCACCGACGACACCGTGGTGTTCCCGCCCGAGGATGCGCCGCCGGGATACCTCACCCGGATCCGGATCGACGCGGTCGGCGGCATCGGACCCTGGGCGGACTAG